In one Kitasatospora cineracea genomic region, the following are encoded:
- the ssb gene encoding single-stranded DNA-binding protein, with protein sequence MAGETKITIVGNLADNPTLKYSDSGAARATFTVISNERVWDSSTRNYRDGDSISMPCVAWRQYAENIAASLAKGSRVVVTGVLKQRTHQPADGPRQVYTELQIDEVGACLRFATVEVTKAGSRPAQQGAATAPPATGAFEATWPPVQVPPAPAVPPTVGSWPTPAMVG encoded by the coding sequence ATGGCAGGCGAAACCAAGATCACTATTGTCGGAAACCTCGCGGACAACCCGACGCTCAAGTACAGCGACAGCGGAGCCGCGCGGGCCACCTTCACCGTCATCTCCAACGAACGAGTGTGGGACAGCTCCACCCGCAACTACCGCGACGGCGACTCCATCTCGATGCCGTGCGTCGCCTGGCGACAGTACGCGGAGAACATCGCGGCGAGCCTGGCCAAGGGGTCGCGCGTCGTCGTGACCGGCGTTCTCAAGCAGCGCACCCACCAGCCGGCCGACGGACCTCGCCAGGTCTACACCGAGCTCCAGATTGACGAGGTTGGGGCGTGCCTCCGCTTCGCCACCGTCGAGGTCACCAAGGCCGGGAGCCGACCCGCCCAGCAGGGAGCCGCCACCGCCCCGCCCGCGACCGGCGCGTTCGAGGCGACTTGGCCGCCCGTCCAGGTCCCGCCCGCCCCGGCGGTCCCGCCCACTGTCGGCTCCTGGCCGACTCCGGCCATGGTCGGCTGA
- a CDS encoding DUF2958 domain-containing protein yields the protein MTELHSANVEPASWAWGAMPEQNRHVRGHEFYPPFADLEKIPALYATDGQSFEEKTLHIHYFTGGSDWYIAEVDPASGLAFGWARVNYPEGEWGYIHLVELEELYLTPAPRPGALSLPILVERDLDFTPTRAADIPAMAS from the coding sequence ATGACCGAACTGCACAGCGCGAACGTCGAACCGGCGAGCTGGGCCTGGGGAGCGATGCCCGAGCAGAACCGCCATGTGCGCGGGCACGAGTTCTACCCGCCCTTCGCCGACCTGGAGAAGATCCCCGCGCTCTACGCGACCGACGGGCAGTCCTTCGAGGAGAAGACCCTCCACATCCATTACTTCACCGGCGGCTCGGACTGGTACATCGCCGAGGTGGACCCGGCCAGCGGCCTGGCCTTCGGCTGGGCCAGGGTCAACTACCCCGAGGGCGAGTGGGGTTACATCCACCTGGTGGAGCTGGAGGAGCTCTACCTGACCCCCGCTCCGCGCCCGGGAGCCCTGAGCCTGCCGATCCTGGTCGAGAGGGACCTCGACTTCACCCCCACCCGCGCGGCCGACATTCCAGCCATGGCCTCGTAG